The Edaphobacter sp. 12200R-103 genome contains a region encoding:
- the ispG gene encoding flavodoxin-dependent (E)-4-hydroxy-3-methylbut-2-enyl-diphosphate synthase: MPEIQRRNAVTVKIGNVRVGSDAPVVVQSMTNTDTADVESTVQQIAALARAGSEMVRVTVNNDEAAKAIPYIIDGIAKKGWNTPIIGDFHYNGHLLLSKYPDTAQALAKYRINPGNVSIGRKDDDNFRTMVEVAVKHQKPVRIGVNWGSLDQALLTKMMDENSKSSNPLPARDVMMEAMVVSALDNAAAAERYGLRRHQIVLSAKVSGVRDLIDVYTELANRCDYALHLGLTEAGMGMKGVVASTAGLAPLLLSGIGDTIRVSLTPTPGGDRSEEVRCGQQILQSLGIRSFMPQVTSCPGCGRTTSTYFQELAERIQGYLVEQMPEWKKQYAGVEELKLAVMGCIVNGPGESKHANIGISLPGTFEEPKAPVYVDGKLFTTLRGDRIVEEFQEILDNYVEKRYGKVLVEA; the protein is encoded by the coding sequence ATGCCTGAGATACAGCGTCGTAATGCGGTAACCGTAAAGATCGGGAATGTTCGTGTTGGCTCCGATGCCCCCGTTGTCGTCCAATCGATGACCAATACCGACACCGCAGACGTCGAAAGCACCGTTCAACAGATCGCCGCCCTGGCCCGTGCCGGTTCCGAGATGGTTCGCGTGACCGTCAACAACGATGAGGCCGCAAAAGCGATTCCCTACATTATCGATGGCATCGCGAAGAAGGGCTGGAACACCCCCATCATCGGTGACTTCCACTATAACGGCCATCTGCTGCTCTCCAAGTATCCCGACACCGCCCAGGCGCTCGCCAAGTACCGCATCAATCCTGGCAACGTCTCCATCGGTCGCAAGGACGACGACAACTTCCGAACCATGGTCGAGGTGGCCGTCAAGCACCAGAAGCCGGTCCGTATCGGCGTCAACTGGGGCTCGCTCGATCAGGCTCTTCTGACCAAAATGATGGACGAGAACTCGAAGTCCTCCAACCCGCTTCCTGCGCGCGATGTCATGATGGAGGCGATGGTCGTCTCCGCGCTCGACAACGCTGCCGCTGCCGAACGCTACGGTCTGCGCCGCCACCAGATCGTGCTCAGCGCCAAGGTCTCCGGCGTTCGCGACCTGATCGATGTCTACACGGAGCTGGCAAACCGCTGCGACTACGCACTGCACCTCGGTCTGACAGAGGCCGGCATGGGCATGAAAGGCGTCGTTGCCTCCACCGCCGGATTGGCTCCGCTGCTCCTCAGCGGAATCGGCGATACCATCCGGGTCAGCCTTACGCCTACTCCCGGCGGCGACCGTTCCGAAGAGGTTCGCTGCGGCCAGCAGATCCTTCAGTCTCTCGGAATCCGCAGCTTCATGCCGCAGGTGACCAGCTGCCCCGGCTGTGGCCGCACCACCTCCACTTACTTCCAGGAGCTCGCTGAGCGCATCCAGGGCTATCTGGTCGAGCAGATGCCGGAATGGAAGAAGCAGTACGCCGGAGTCGAAGAGTTGAAGCTCGCTGTCATGGGCTGCATCGTCAACGGACCCGGCGAGTCCAAACATGCCAACATCGGTATCTCCCTCCCCGGCACCTTCGAGGAGCCCAAGGCCCCTGTCTACGTCGACGGCAAGCTCTTCACCACGCTTCGCGGAGACCGCATCGTCGAGGAGTTTCAGGAGATTCTCGATAACTATGTCGAAAAACGTTATGGAAAAGTGCTCGTCGAAGCATAA
- a CDS encoding glycosyltransferase codes for MMQLAHALAWLLAFAWIWKAVTAAFGLRRIPDLRDPEFDRQPAGNPAVTVIVPARNEEQALPGALASLLAQDYENLRIIAVDDRSTDATGAIMDELVRHHPDRLRVLHIRKLPTGWLGKPHAMAMAARHAIAVDHPEYMLFTDADVFFEPQAVRRSLAQAVAIGADHFVTFPTPQIKSIGEGMLLGYLGVMGLWATRPWKASDPKAKRDSIGIGAFNMLRTAAYQQLGGFESLRMEILEDLTLARRVKDAGLRQRVAIAPGMVSLHWASGAMGVVNVMTKNLFAVFRFRIALVLVACLGLVIQCLAPFVFLFIPGTRVAAVLTLLAIAVLYRLSSRHSRIPALYAALFPVGAALFLYSLLRSAFTTLKAGGVMWRGTFYPLKELRKNKTPLR; via the coding sequence ATGATGCAGCTGGCTCACGCTCTTGCATGGCTCCTTGCGTTCGCATGGATATGGAAGGCGGTCACGGCAGCTTTTGGACTGCGGCGTATTCCAGATCTGCGCGATCCGGAATTTGATCGCCAGCCTGCAGGGAATCCGGCTGTCACGGTCATCGTACCGGCTCGCAACGAGGAGCAGGCGCTTCCGGGCGCTCTGGCATCGTTGCTTGCGCAGGACTACGAGAATCTGCGGATCATTGCGGTCGATGATCGCTCGACCGATGCGACCGGAGCAATCATGGATGAGCTGGTGCGGCATCATCCCGATCGTCTGCGTGTCCTGCATATTCGCAAGCTTCCGACAGGCTGGCTGGGCAAGCCGCACGCGATGGCGATGGCTGCGCGCCATGCAATCGCCGTCGATCACCCGGAGTATATGCTTTTTACGGATGCGGACGTCTTCTTTGAGCCGCAGGCAGTACGGCGCTCTCTGGCGCAGGCTGTCGCGATCGGCGCAGACCACTTTGTGACATTTCCCACGCCCCAGATCAAATCCATCGGTGAAGGCATGTTGCTGGGCTACCTGGGCGTGATGGGGCTGTGGGCGACGAGGCCATGGAAGGCGTCAGATCCGAAAGCGAAGCGGGATTCCATCGGGATCGGCGCATTCAACATGCTGCGCACGGCAGCCTATCAGCAGCTTGGAGGGTTCGAGTCGCTCCGTATGGAGATCCTTGAGGACCTTACGCTTGCGCGCAGGGTGAAGGACGCTGGCCTGCGGCAGCGCGTGGCGATTGCTCCCGGAATGGTAAGCCTGCACTGGGCCTCCGGGGCGATGGGAGTAGTTAACGTGATGACCAAGAACCTCTTTGCGGTTTTTCGTTTTCGTATCGCACTGGTCCTTGTCGCATGCCTGGGACTGGTCATCCAGTGCCTTGCCCCCTTTGTCTTTCTTTTCATTCCAGGGACGCGGGTTGCGGCTGTCCTCACGCTTCTGGCGATCGCTGTACTCTACCGACTTTCGTCGCGGCACTCCCGAATCCCTGCGCTTTACGCAGCATTGTTTCCCGTGGGAGCTGCACTGTTCCTGTATTCGCTTCTGCGTTCAGCGTTTACGACCCTGAAGGCAGGAGGCGTGATGTGGAGAGGAACCTTCTATCCTCTCAAGGAGCTGCGCAAAAATAAAACGCCCCTGCGATAA
- a CDS encoding MFS transporter produces the protein MPSATKPSQVRAVAGATTALVLLTALNFVNYIDRYILPGVQEQIKGEFHLTDEHIGTLTFWFMIAYMLTSPITGWLGDRFPRKPMIVVAALFWSGINFFTASVTSYDSLNLRHAALGIGEASFGIFAPALLSDFYPPEQRNRVLTIFNVAIPVGAALGYLVGGVVGEHYGWRHAFIVSAVPGAIIALLILFLMKEPERGASQHEKAKLEKGTVLTLIKNKAYLASILGYAAVTFSLGGISWWMPSFLQRVDGRSQSNAAFLMGAVTVVTGLLGTITGGVIAQRWSKKTPKALYLVPAISAALAIPPALVCFFGPHSMTIPSLALAIFLIFLGTGPVNAATMNAVRPEVRATAMAGQLLVIHALGDAISPRIIGAVSDRSTLNLGLGSTLVTLLLAAIIFFAGARYAPPLSEDAPVVA, from the coding sequence ATGCCATCCGCCACCAAACCCTCTCAGGTCCGTGCAGTTGCCGGAGCGACTACGGCCCTTGTGCTGTTGACTGCGTTGAACTTCGTCAACTATATCGACCGATACATCCTTCCGGGCGTGCAGGAGCAGATCAAGGGCGAGTTCCACCTTACGGACGAGCACATCGGGACTCTGACGTTCTGGTTCATGATCGCCTACATGCTGACCTCGCCTATTACGGGATGGCTCGGCGACCGTTTTCCCCGCAAGCCCATGATCGTTGTCGCGGCGCTTTTCTGGAGCGGCATCAACTTCTTTACGGCATCGGTCACGAGTTATGACTCGTTGAATCTGCGGCACGCTGCGCTGGGAATTGGTGAGGCCAGCTTCGGCATCTTCGCCCCGGCGCTGCTTTCGGACTTCTATCCTCCGGAGCAGCGCAACCGCGTCCTGACCATTTTCAATGTCGCCATTCCGGTGGGAGCAGCGCTGGGTTATCTGGTCGGCGGCGTCGTCGGAGAACACTACGGCTGGCGGCATGCCTTTATCGTCTCTGCCGTTCCCGGAGCGATCATTGCATTGCTGATCCTCTTCTTGATGAAGGAGCCTGAGCGCGGGGCCAGTCAGCACGAGAAGGCGAAGCTGGAGAAGGGAACTGTCCTAACCCTCATTAAAAACAAGGCTTATCTCGCGTCGATTCTTGGCTATGCCGCCGTTACCTTTTCGCTCGGCGGAATCTCCTGGTGGATGCCGTCATTTCTGCAGCGCGTCGATGGACGGTCACAATCGAATGCAGCCTTCCTGATGGGGGCCGTAACCGTGGTTACCGGTCTGCTGGGCACGATCACCGGCGGCGTGATCGCGCAACGCTGGTCGAAGAAGACTCCGAAAGCGCTCTATCTGGTTCCTGCGATCAGCGCTGCATTGGCGATTCCGCCAGCGTTGGTCTGTTTCTTTGGGCCGCACAGCATGACCATTCCTTCGCTCGCGCTGGCCATCTTTCTGATCTTCCTCGGTACCGGGCCCGTCAATGCGGCCACGATGAACGCGGTTCGGCCTGAGGTGCGGGCGACGGCAATGGCTGGACAGCTTCTTGTCATCCATGCGCTGGGTGATGCAATCTCCCCGCGCATCATCGGCGCGGTTAGCGACCGATCGACGCTGAACCTGGGACTTGGTTCGACGCTGGTGACGCTTCTGCTTGCTGCCATCATCTTCTTCGCAGGAGCGCGGTACGCTCCTCCGCTGTCCGAAGATGCTCCTGTCGTCGCATGA
- a CDS encoding c-type cytochrome yields the protein MAAQEPELHSQPQQNGRQPDRSHIFLGLGRVPDAAAAKRGEGLYQQNCQACHGAKARGGIGPNLVRSVLVLHDDAGEEIGPFLKEGRPQSGMPSFAQLTDTQRTDIAEYLHMEIELAANRGLYKHSGEMTSGNVEKGRQFFAAHCASCHSTTGDLKEIGAKYSQPAAMLARIAWPENRGPRQATVTTPDGKALTGVLEHYDDFDTTLKISNGSTTTWPTDTVKVSIPDKLEGHRALLPKYTDDDLHNLTRYLLTLK from the coding sequence ATGGCGGCGCAGGAACCTGAGCTGCATTCGCAACCCCAGCAGAATGGCCGTCAGCCGGATCGCTCCCATATCTTTCTTGGCCTTGGACGCGTGCCCGACGCAGCGGCAGCAAAGCGAGGCGAGGGCCTCTACCAGCAGAACTGCCAGGCCTGTCATGGGGCAAAGGCTCGCGGCGGCATCGGACCAAACCTCGTCCGCTCTGTGCTCGTACTGCACGACGACGCAGGCGAAGAGATCGGCCCCTTCCTCAAGGAAGGCAGGCCACAAAGCGGCATGCCTTCCTTCGCGCAACTGACCGATACCCAGCGCACCGATATCGCCGAGTATCTCCACATGGAGATCGAGCTTGCGGCCAATCGTGGACTCTACAAACATAGCGGAGAGATGACCAGCGGCAACGTTGAGAAGGGCAGGCAGTTTTTTGCCGCCCATTGCGCCAGTTGCCATTCCACGACCGGCGATCTGAAAGAAATTGGCGCGAAGTACTCGCAACCGGCAGCGATGTTGGCGCGGATCGCCTGGCCGGAGAACCGGGGTCCACGCCAGGCGACCGTTACGACTCCCGATGGCAAAGCGCTGACCGGCGTGCTTGAGCATTATGACGACTTCGATACGACCCTCAAGATCAGCAACGGCAGCACAACGACCTGGCCTACAGACACCGTAAAGGTCAGCATCCCCGACAAGCTGGAGGGCCATCGCGCCCTGCTGCCGAAGTACACCGACGACGATCTGCACAACCTCACCCGATATCTGCTGACACTGAAATGA
- a CDS encoding acido-empty-quinoprotein group A, translated as MKRPFFTKFAQLAAVAVLSATASIAQQAPPPSGLNPTALELFHQPADTWPTYNGDYSGRRFSAIRQITQQNITDLKIKWKYTITGIPPLRGSGPLIIKSTPLMVHGVLYFTIPDHVFAVDARTGKEKWRFDFEDHGGHVLGQRGVGMYGKWIYFLTPDGWFISLDSETGKERWRKKVADEKLQYFTTMAAVIVKNHVIIGVGGDAMDVAGYLESRDPDTGEMQWRWWSEPQKMGDPGSETWPNEQSMRHGGGMTWLPGTYDPELNLIYWGTGNTNPVFAGQGRKGANLYTDSIVALNPDTGKMVWYFQGSPHDTHDWDNVETPVLFDMEIDGKPRKLLAQAARCGYFFVLDRTNGKYLVSKPFTKTANWSKGIDERGQPIPDPDKEPKVDGSMVDIASNGATNWPPPSYSPQTKLFYVNATEGYSVAYLYDTSPQPEGYGGGSSGAFDTHSSLIALDVLTGDVRWKHIPKGRGAEGGGMSGGILTTAAGLLFTGDSDRLAAFDATAGKILWSQKLDHHVSNGPSTSVLDNKQNIIVGAGDTLYALTLDGK; from the coding sequence ATGAAGCGGCCCTTTTTTACAAAATTCGCGCAACTCGCGGCTGTCGCCGTACTCTCTGCCACTGCATCCATCGCCCAGCAGGCGCCCCCTCCATCCGGACTCAATCCCACTGCGCTGGAACTGTTTCATCAGCCTGCGGATACGTGGCCGACCTACAACGGCGACTACTCGGGACGACGTTTTAGTGCGATCCGGCAGATCACGCAGCAAAACATCACGGACCTTAAGATCAAGTGGAAGTACACGATCACCGGCATTCCACCCCTGCGCGGCAGCGGCCCTCTGATCATCAAATCGACGCCCCTGATGGTCCATGGCGTTCTGTACTTCACCATCCCTGACCACGTCTTTGCCGTAGACGCCCGAACCGGCAAAGAGAAGTGGCGTTTCGATTTTGAAGACCATGGTGGCCACGTGCTCGGCCAGCGCGGAGTCGGAATGTACGGAAAGTGGATCTACTTCCTCACTCCCGATGGATGGTTTATCTCTCTCGATTCGGAGACCGGCAAAGAGCGCTGGCGCAAGAAGGTCGCCGACGAGAAGCTCCAGTACTTCACCACAATGGCGGCCGTCATCGTAAAAAATCACGTCATCATCGGCGTCGGTGGCGACGCGATGGATGTCGCCGGCTACCTGGAGTCACGCGACCCCGATACCGGCGAGATGCAGTGGCGCTGGTGGAGCGAACCCCAGAAGATGGGCGATCCCGGTTCCGAGACCTGGCCGAACGAGCAGTCCATGCGGCATGGCGGCGGTATGACCTGGCTACCCGGAACCTACGATCCGGAATTGAACCTCATCTACTGGGGAACGGGAAATACCAATCCGGTCTTTGCAGGCCAGGGCCGCAAGGGAGCCAATCTCTACACCGATTCGATCGTGGCGCTGAACCCCGATACAGGCAAGATGGTCTGGTACTTCCAGGGTTCCCCGCACGACACCCATGACTGGGATAACGTGGAGACTCCGGTGCTCTTCGATATGGAGATCGACGGCAAACCACGAAAACTGCTGGCGCAGGCAGCGCGCTGCGGGTACTTCTTCGTGCTGGATCGCACTAACGGAAAGTATCTCGTCTCGAAGCCTTTTACAAAGACTGCCAACTGGTCGAAGGGTATCGATGAACGCGGCCAGCCAATCCCGGATCCCGACAAGGAGCCTAAGGTGGACGGCTCCATGGTGGATATAGCCAGCAACGGAGCTACAAACTGGCCCCCGCCAAGCTATAGTCCGCAGACAAAGCTCTTTTACGTGAATGCAACCGAAGGCTACAGCGTGGCCTACCTCTACGACACCTCGCCGCAGCCCGAAGGATACGGCGGAGGAAGCTCCGGCGCCTTCGATACCCACTCCTCGCTGATCGCCCTCGACGTTCTCACCGGCGACGTGCGGTGGAAACACATTCCTAAAGGCCGAGGCGCAGAGGGCGGAGGGATGTCCGGCGGCATTCTGACGACAGCCGCCGGCCTGCTTTTCACCGGGGATTCCGACAGACTGGCAGCGTTTGACGCCACTGCAGGAAAAATCCTGTGGTCGCAGAAGCTGGATCATCACGTCAGCAATGGACCGTCGACCTCGGTACTTGATAACAAACAGAACATCATCGTGGGCGCCGGAGATACCCTCTACGCGCTGACCCTGGATGGAAAATAA
- a CDS encoding type III polyketide synthase, with amino-acid sequence MRIASVGTAYPPHRYPQAVITEALKERMQDKLAMPEIMDRLHRNCGVDYRHIMYPLESLGTMSGFGPMNDLWIKGAVELGQQAVQKALDQAGLEPADISAIFFTSVTGLACPSIDARLVNLMNFPKNIKRTPIFGLGCVAGAAGISRTVDYVRAYPKQYAILLSVELCSLTWQEGDASMAAIVASGLFGDGAAAVIVAGEETPHGIKPTSVQEPCPRVVATKSTFYPNTEHLMGWNINHTGFNIVLSAEVPDLVNAELKNTVEDFLAENNMNMHQICSFIMHSGGPKVLQAMESSLSLPPGALAASWNSLRQRGNLSSASVLTVMQDYLYNRPGSPGCYSMMGAMGPAFCSELLLLQW; translated from the coding sequence ATGCGCATCGCATCTGTTGGCACGGCATATCCTCCCCATCGCTATCCCCAGGCTGTCATTACAGAAGCTCTGAAAGAGCGAATGCAAGACAAACTGGCGATGCCCGAAATTATGGACCGTCTTCATCGCAACTGCGGTGTCGACTACAGGCACATCATGTACCCGCTGGAATCGCTGGGTACGATGTCCGGTTTCGGACCGATGAATGATCTTTGGATCAAAGGTGCTGTCGAACTCGGACAGCAGGCGGTTCAAAAGGCTCTGGATCAGGCTGGCCTGGAGCCTGCCGACATTTCGGCAATCTTTTTCACCTCCGTCACCGGCCTCGCCTGCCCCAGCATCGACGCGCGGCTCGTGAACCTGATGAACTTCCCCAAGAACATCAAACGCACTCCGATCTTTGGTCTGGGCTGTGTGGCTGGTGCGGCCGGCATCTCCAGAACAGTCGATTACGTTCGTGCCTATCCCAAGCAATACGCCATCCTGCTCTCGGTCGAGCTATGCTCTCTCACCTGGCAGGAAGGAGACGCCTCGATGGCGGCGATTGTCGCCTCCGGACTGTTCGGCGACGGCGCTGCGGCAGTCATCGTGGCTGGAGAGGAGACTCCCCACGGAATAAAGCCCACCAGCGTCCAGGAGCCCTGCCCCAGGGTTGTGGCAACCAAGTCCACCTTCTATCCCAACACCGAGCACCTGATGGGTTGGAATATCAACCACACCGGCTTCAACATTGTTCTGTCGGCGGAGGTGCCTGACCTGGTAAACGCCGAGCTGAAAAATACCGTTGAGGACTTCCTGGCTGAGAACAACATGAACATGCATCAGATCTGCAGCTTCATCATGCATAGCGGCGGACCGAAGGTTCTGCAGGCCATGGAAAGCAGCCTGAGTCTTCCTCCCGGTGCACTTGCGGCATCGTGGAACAGCCTGCGGCAGCGCGGCAATCTCTCCTCGGCTTCAGTCCTTACCGTTATGCAGGATTATCTCTACAACCGGCCGGGCAGCCCGGGATGCTACAGCATGATGGGCGCAATGGGACCGGCATTCTGCTCGGAACTGTTGCTCCTTCAATGGTAA
- a CDS encoding PEP-CTERM sorting domain-containing protein has protein sequence MLRPLALLALAAAIAVPSAAKADSITGALAATGSDSFTSNTITFGEARVDGGSGSTTGTFALYLTNGTPINFLSGTLPYSQGANQVPPAISPVQLFTVSQNGETFAFFMTDYNAQFVNNVTGCTVGNCLDVTGHGFFRGTGAVNYDDSPASFTFTSQLVGDQTSTTFSASAVSAASAVPEPSSLALMGSGVLALAGMVRRRVSRSV, from the coding sequence ATGCTAAGACCGCTCGCCCTTCTTGCGCTGGCTGCAGCAATCGCTGTCCCCAGTGCCGCCAAAGCTGATTCTATTACCGGTGCTCTTGCTGCTACCGGCAGTGATTCTTTCACCTCAAACACCATTACATTTGGGGAGGCTCGAGTTGATGGTGGATCAGGTTCTACCACCGGAACATTCGCGCTTTATCTCACCAATGGTACCCCCATCAACTTCCTCTCTGGGACGCTGCCCTATTCCCAGGGGGCGAATCAAGTTCCCCCTGCCATCTCTCCGGTGCAGCTCTTCACCGTCAGCCAGAACGGTGAGACCTTCGCCTTCTTTATGACTGACTACAACGCACAGTTCGTAAATAACGTCACTGGATGCACCGTCGGCAACTGCCTCGACGTAACCGGACATGGTTTCTTCCGCGGAACCGGCGCCGTCAACTACGACGACAGCCCTGCCAGCTTCACCTTCACCTCGCAGTTGGTTGGCGATCAGACCTCGACTACGTTCTCGGCCTCCGCAGTTTCGGCCGCTTCGGCAGTTCCCGAGCCATCGAGCCTTGCTCTGATGGGAAGCGGTGTTCTGGCCCTGGCCGGTATGGTTCGCCGTCGTGTCTCTCGTTCCGTCTAA
- a CDS encoding SDR family NAD(P)-dependent oxidoreductase, whose amino-acid sequence MNVAIVTGAAQGIGRCTSEMLAEAGYALALIDRQPCSSVAPAAEREEFMGDITDDGFVRHCAETVRRRWGRADVLVNNAGISFIAPAEAVSVIDFRRVLEVNLVAPFLLSQGFGALMLQQGQGSIVNIASIAGITGIANRSAYNASKHGLIGLTRTLAAEWGAHGVRVNAVCPGWVKTEMDHVDQAASAYTDEDIIGRVPMARFATPDDIANAVLFLADPARSGFINGHTLTVDGGWTADGSWQSLRLSHR is encoded by the coding sequence ATGAACGTCGCCATCGTTACCGGAGCCGCGCAGGGAATTGGCCGTTGCACCTCTGAGATGCTTGCCGAGGCAGGGTATGCCCTCGCCCTGATCGATCGCCAGCCATGCTCCTCGGTTGCGCCAGCCGCCGAGCGCGAAGAGTTTATGGGAGACATTACCGACGATGGCTTCGTGCGGCACTGCGCCGAGACCGTGCGGAGGCGCTGGGGCCGTGCCGATGTTCTGGTCAACAATGCAGGAATCAGCTTTATCGCCCCTGCTGAAGCGGTTTCGGTCATAGACTTCCGCCGGGTTCTTGAGGTCAATCTTGTAGCGCCGTTTCTGCTGTCACAGGGGTTTGGTGCCCTGATGCTGCAGCAGGGGCAGGGAAGTATCGTCAACATCGCCTCGATCGCAGGTATAACAGGGATCGCGAACCGCTCCGCCTACAACGCATCGAAACATGGCCTGATTGGACTGACGCGCACACTGGCCGCGGAGTGGGGCGCCCATGGCGTCCGGGTAAACGCGGTCTGTCCGGGCTGGGTGAAGACCGAGATGGACCATGTGGACCAGGCGGCCTCTGCCTACACGGATGAAGACATCATCGGGCGTGTCCCGATGGCCCGCTTCGCTACCCCTGACGATATAGCGAATGCTGTGCTGTTTCTTGCCGATCCGGCCCGCTCGGGGTTCATCAACGGACATACCCTGACGGTCGATGGCGGCTGGACGGCCGATGGTTCCTGGCAATCTTTGCGCCTCAGCCATCGCTAG
- a CDS encoding cytochrome c, with amino-acid sequence MTPFVCWTLFLSLFLLQEPAPSPAPVAPIPADAARAVNPFKPTPESQARAKKIYGYDCALCHGESGDGKGGAAVDMKLKMRSYSDPEALKDLTDGELFYIIRHGKGAMPAEEEARAKDEDVWNMVVLVRSFARK; translated from the coding sequence ATGACGCCTTTTGTCTGCTGGACGTTGTTCCTGTCTCTATTTTTACTGCAAGAACCTGCTCCTTCACCCGCGCCGGTAGCACCCATCCCCGCTGATGCTGCTCGTGCTGTGAATCCGTTCAAACCCACCCCGGAGTCCCAGGCCCGCGCGAAAAAGATCTACGGCTACGACTGTGCTCTTTGTCATGGCGAAAGCGGCGACGGCAAAGGGGGAGCGGCCGTCGACATGAAGCTCAAGATGAGGAGCTACTCCGATCCAGAGGCTTTGAAAGACCTGACAGACGGCGAGTTGTTCTACATCATCCGGCATGGAAAGGGAGCGATGCCGGCGGAAGAGGAAGCACGCGCCAAAGACGAAGATGTCTGGAACATGGTGGTGCTGGTACGGTCGTTCGCCAGGAAGTAA
- the queF gene encoding preQ(1) synthase: MSKQQKKTTGYTDDHAAAGLDTKFPEIETWPNQFPAYEILIDDPEFTSVCPKTGLPDFGRITIRYMPRKRCMELKSLKEYLFTYRNLGIFQENIANQILEDVVKATDPVWAIIVGDFRPRGGISTVVEARYPRTKAMPAK; the protein is encoded by the coding sequence ATGAGCAAGCAGCAGAAAAAGACGACCGGCTATACCGACGACCATGCCGCAGCTGGACTCGACACGAAATTTCCCGAGATCGAAACCTGGCCGAACCAGTTTCCCGCCTACGAGATTCTTATTGACGACCCTGAGTTTACCTCGGTCTGCCCCAAGACCGGGCTTCCAGACTTTGGTCGGATCACCATCCGGTACATGCCGCGCAAACGCTGCATGGAGCTGAAGTCCCTGAAGGAGTATCTCTTTACCTACCGGAATCTCGGGATCTTTCAGGAGAACATCGCCAACCAGATTCTCGAAGACGTCGTTAAGGCCACCGATCCCGTCTGGGCCATCATCGTCGGGGACTTTCGTCCACGAGGTGGAATCTCCACCGTAGTCGAAGCACGCTATCCCCGAACGAAGGCCATGCCTGCGAAATAA
- a CDS encoding Fe-S-containing protein, whose amino-acid sequence MLQAFIITLREGVEASLIIGIVFAYLTKIGRNELKRTVFWALGAAIAASVVGAMILAHTQLNSDIFEGWVMLAAAAFVISMIWFMHKAARTMRGDIEQKVARYTSENAGVSQLGLFFFVFLLVLREGVETVLILSAVTLNSTELLSFTGTVLGIAVAVVFGVLFIRGSVKINLQRFFRVTTVILYFVAFQLVVSGLHELSENGVLPSSQAEMRMIGPIVRNDLFFFVTMLALAGLMILMEYRRRAPVTLAANATAADKRRAEWTQRREKMWMTAVVVTSFLFIFLSTAEFIYAKSSTALSPTSAVTLVGSQVTVPAADINDDQLHRYGVNVDDGKGGNVQVRFLLYKKPDGNIVSVGDACRICGPVGFYIGSQGITCKMCASPLNPSSMGQEGGCNPIPLKSTTAGGQVVIQAADLKTLVPVFER is encoded by the coding sequence ATGTTGCAGGCATTTATCATTACCCTCCGCGAAGGTGTGGAAGCTTCGCTGATCATCGGGATCGTCTTCGCATACCTGACGAAGATCGGCCGGAATGAGCTCAAGCGGACGGTCTTCTGGGCCCTGGGAGCCGCAATCGCCGCCAGTGTCGTCGGAGCCATGATTCTGGCGCACACGCAGCTCAACAGCGACATCTTCGAAGGCTGGGTGATGCTGGCCGCCGCCGCCTTCGTCATCAGCATGATCTGGTTCATGCACAAGGCCGCCCGCACCATGCGCGGTGATATCGAACAGAAAGTAGCTCGCTACACTTCTGAGAATGCAGGAGTTTCTCAACTCGGCCTCTTCTTCTTCGTTTTTCTTCTGGTACTCCGTGAGGGGGTGGAGACAGTCCTGATCCTCTCCGCCGTCACTCTGAACTCGACCGAGCTGCTGAGTTTTACCGGCACCGTGCTTGGAATCGCCGTCGCGGTCGTCTTCGGCGTCCTCTTCATTCGCGGCAGCGTCAAGATCAACCTGCAGCGGTTCTTCCGTGTCACCACGGTCATCCTGTACTTTGTCGCCTTCCAACTGGTAGTCAGCGGCCTGCATGAGCTGAGCGAGAACGGCGTACTGCCCTCCAGCCAGGCCGAGATGCGGATGATTGGCCCCATCGTGCGCAACGATCTCTTCTTCTTCGTCACCATGCTGGCGCTCGCCGGCCTGATGATCCTGATGGAGTACCGCCGCCGCGCTCCGGTCACCCTGGCCGCCAATGCCACTGCAGCTGACAAGCGCCGTGCCGAGTGGACACAGCGCCGCGAGAAGATGTGGATGACCGCCGTCGTCGTCACTAGTTTTCTGTTCATCTTCCTCTCGACCGCGGAGTTTATCTACGCCAAGAGCTCCACGGCGCTCTCTCCTACTTCCGCAGTGACACTGGTGGGAAGTCAGGTAACGGTTCCAGCAGCCGACATCAACGACGATCAGCTTCATCGCTATGGCGTCAACGTGGATGACGGCAAGGGCGGCAACGTCCAGGTCCGCTTCCTGCTGTACAAAAAGCCCGATGGCAATATCGTCTCGGTTGGCGATGCCTGCAGGATCTGCGGCCCGGTGGGCTTCTACATCGGCAGCCAGGGAATCACCTGCAAAATGTGCGCCTCTCCCCTGAACCCCTCTTCGATGGGGCAGGAGGGCGGCTGCAATCCCATTCCACTCAAGAGCACGACCGCAGGCGGACAGGTTGTCATCCAGGCGGCTGACCTGAAGACGCTGGTCCCGGTCTTCGAGCGTTAG